A portion of the Daphnia magna isolate NIES linkage group LG4, ASM2063170v1.1, whole genome shotgun sequence genome contains these proteins:
- the LOC116920751 gene encoding transcriptional adapter 2-beta — MADLFMKHRCGYCQDDILGIRIRCNVCVDYELCLQCFSLGCEIGPHKNSHGYKLIDPGTFSIFPDQKRDDENGWISREDYQLLDAIEQFGYGNWEDVAKHVETRGSEESKEHYCERFVTGTIGKLTWQGLPNGQLASGESRLSAVDHTCPDNAPLSPSITSRLPPLAIEPEETLELGYMPQRDDFEREHDNDAEAIVSHLAINHDDEDIDLALKLAQVDMYTRRLRERARRKRVARDFQLVSLFFNAAKKEKEKPTTAAKKREFQKEKEIQEKFRSFSQFHTAPEHEQFLRNLTKERALRLRIRELIKYRRNGLTRHEECTEYERLRYFRERKKEARLDRQRRKSGSSGPGPNVQNPGTLHKSDNVREEVLHSSFRDAKVISFGSNNSNVLSVSSSQARPVPVPSANARLSQSEWQEAVANFLAKSDDLTLCPGSELLSPVEKQICQSLRLRPLYYTSLKANLILNGTDKTPLLSGLAADEQIMIVNYFTKAGFLSVE; from the exons TGTTTTTCACTCGGTTGTGAAATTGGACCACATAAAAATAGCCATGGATACAAATTGATA GATCCTGGAACATTTAGCATCTTTCCTGATCAAAAAAGGGACGATGAAAATGGCTGGATTTCAAGGGAAGATTACCAATTGCTTGATGCCATAGAACAATTTGGTTATGGAAATTGGGAAGATGTTGCAAAACATGTAGAAACACGAGGGTCAGAAG aATCAAAGGAACACTACTGTGAAAGATTTGTCACAGGGACAATAGGTAAACTGACATGGCAGGGACTTCCAAATGGTCAGCTAGCAAGTGGAGAGTCACGTTTATCAGCGGTTGATCACACATGTCCAGACAATGCACCTCTGTCACCTTCCATCACATCCAGACTACCTCCTTTGGCTATTGAACCAGAAGAAACTTTAGAACTTGGTTACATGCCCCAGCGGGATGATTTTGAAAGA GAACATGACAATGATGCCGAAGCTATTGTTTCTCACCTAGCTATCAATCATGATGATGAGGATATTGATTTAGCTTTAAAGCTGGCTCAGGTTGATATGTATACGCGACGATTGAGGGAAAGGGCAAGAAGGAAGCGGGTTGCACGTGATTTTCAACTAGTATCCTTATTTTTCAACGccgcaaaaaaagaaaaagaaaaaccaacaaccgcagccaaaaaaagagaattccaaaaagaaaa AGAGATACAGGAAAAATTTCGTTCATTTTCCCAATTCCACACAGCACCGGAACACGAGCAATTTTTGCGTAATCTGACAAAAGAAAGAGCCTTGCGATTGCGGATTCGAGAACTAATCAAGTACAGGAGGAATGGGTTAACACGACACGAAGAGTGCACTGAATATGAACGACTACGCTACTTCCGcgagaggaaaaaagaagcgAGATTGGACCGCCAGCGCCGGAAATCC GGAAGCAGTGGACCGGGGCCGAATGTACAAAACCCTGGGACACTACACAAGTCAGA cAACGTAAGGGAAGAAGTGCTTCATTCAAGCTTTCGAGACGCAAAAGTCATATCCTTcggcagcaacaacagcaacgtCCTCAGCGTTTCCAGCAGTCAGGCTCGACCCGTGCCCGTACCCTCCGCTAACGCCCGCCTTTCCCAGTCAGAATGGCAAGAGGCTGTTGCCAATTTCCTCGCTAAGAGCGACGATCTCACCTTGTGTCCCGGTTCAGAACTGCTCAGCCCTGTTGAAAAACAA ATTTGCCAAAGTTTGCGTTTGAGACCATTGTATTATACGTCCTTGAAGGCAAATCTCATATTG AATGGAACTGACAAAACCCCCCTGCTATCCGGTCTGGCTGCTGACGAGCAGATTATGATTGTAAATTATTTTACGAAAGCCGGTTTTTTGTCTGTAGAGTAA